In Lolium rigidum isolate FL_2022 chromosome 7, APGP_CSIRO_Lrig_0.1, whole genome shotgun sequence, the DNA window GATGACATTTTTCATGAAATCTTCTTTCAGAGAGCTAATGTCAAGGCGAGTAAATGTATGAGAGATAAGGCCCCAGTGATATACAATGTTAGGCTTGATGACTGTATGATCAATTTCCTGTGACGAATCAGGATCACACTCAATGCCATTACTTTCCAGCTGCAGACAACAAGTTAAAATCATTCATATTTTCAGTAAAGGAACAGTTGAGTTGCATGAGTATGGAAGAAACAACAAAACAACTGAGCAAACAAACCTTCAGAATAAGGTACCGGAAGCGGGATTTCACCCATCCAGCCCAATCCTGTAGTTCTTCAGAAGTTGAAGCACATAGAGCAATGCGAAGAAAATACTTATATGTTGGCACATATGGGAAGGGTTCAAAAAGGCATGTCCACTCAAAATCATGCCTCCATAAGTCCTGCACCAGATATAAAAGAACTGTTGAGAGTTGATAACATAATTTCATAATTAAGCATTCAAGATGTCATATGTACACTGGGGTCTAGTACTAATTCTTAAGACAGGTCATGAAAAAGACAAGTATCACTAGTGAAAACTGATGAATGCATACTTTATCATGAGTTGCATTATGTGCAGTTTTGTAGAATTACTGTTAATCAGACAATGTGTATACTCACTCAAATGGTCCTGAACTAAAACTGGAACTGAGTCAATGTGCTAAATCTATAGTAAACGGCAAGTAAATGTGACCAAATTACTTGAAGTGAACAAGGAACATGAGACAAGTTTCATGTGTCAAGCTAGCACATGATAAATGGTTGACATGCCGTAGTACTACGGAACAATGGATTATCTGTAGTAGGAAAGGAGAACAGGAAAAGGTGATCAAGAGGTACAGGCATGCAGAAAAGATTTAGTTTATGTAAGCATAAGCAAGCTGACAAACCTCGCTTACATATCAGCAatggtcacaataaatgactaaatATCTATAGCATATAGTGTTTTGGATGAAACCGCCTTTAAAATAATTAAACAAACCTCCAGATCAcatgaaggaaaaaaaaaggcgCCCACTTTGGAATCTGACCACCACCAGATTTCAAAAGGCAGGAAGATCGCAACTATAAGTGAAACCATCTACACTTACTGACCTTTGTCAAAGTATAACCACGCATAAGCTCCTCTCTGATCTTCCTGAAGGTACCTGCTGTCATATTAGACACACAGAGCTCCGGTGGAGTACAAGGCATCACTATGGGCATTAAACACCCATCTGGACGCCTACATTTAAATGGCTGACCATGCAGGTCTACTGGAATTTGCCAAGGCCAGTTAGCAAATATCTCAAAGAACATGGTGAACAAACCATTGACAGAGGCATTAGGATATTTCTGACAAACATATGCTGCAAGAATCGCCAAATGAATCCCAGCAAAGAAACCAAGCAGCTGAAAGATGGCATAAGACATGAAATGGTTAGACCAGGTTACAGCTGAATCGCAATCAGTAGCGCATATTATTATACCACATACATGGCAATGAAGTCCTCGCCTCCTAGCCCATAGTTTTATGCATCGCAACAGAACTTGGAACGTCTGCATCATAACAATTGGCAGATGAATTGTTAATAAACAAAATTTGAGGTGAAAAACAACATCTGAAGTATTCTCGTgtaaaattaataatgagcaattCTACAGAATAGACAATAAAAGAGCTCAagtaaataaatttagaaaattgttAATTCACAAAAACTTCTTTAGAGAAAATTGTAGATTCAAAGTACAATTATGCAGCTGAAAAAAATGTGACCAAATGCTGGTAAATTAAATAAGAACAATTTGCGACCTCAGCATTCGGTACTAGCTGCACAATTTGCTCATTAACGCGAACTCCAGATAGACTCCTCAAGCTCCGTGCATCAAGTCTTCGAAGGAACTGAGGACTAGATGAATTTATAGCCTGCAAGAGCAAGTAAACTCATCAGAATATGGATACTATATTTTCTACATAGTACCAAGTGTGCATGAAAATCATGATAAAAATAATTTGGAGGACCATACTCATAACATGTTGATCGAACATAAAGTTGGTGACTTCATATGGGAGTAAGTGGTGGTTTCTAGGCCTGCTCAACATGAATTCTCAACTGAGTGCTTGGCTAAGAAAATATACATTTCTACCGTGCCACTGTTCGGTTGGGACTGAAGAGTGATCAAAACCTCATTCGACAGGCGTGCGATAAAAAAAATAACTAGTCACTGCCTGATCCAATTATTCAATAATAATTTCATAAGATTCAAAGGGGTGGGCATGTTATACGTCAACTAACAAGCAGATTTCACCCGCCATGGTTAATTTGGACAAGGTGCTACTAACAATGGATTGGAGCTAGATTTCCAGCTTTGTACTATGATAAACCTGGCGAGAATCGGTTCGGCTGATGCACAAGTTGAAACTACTAGTGACAACAAATTAACCGAAGTACAAGGTGTTCCTTTTTCGAGAACCAATGTTTTTTCACGCTTGTTTCAATAAACAGCTGATACGAGTGAAGAAAGATATTAGATGTCCCAGAATTTTTTTGCTAGGCAGGGGTCAAACTGTGGGGCTGATGTCAAGGAAAAGAAGTGAGATATTCTCACACAGGTACAGAAGCTTGATGCTCAGGATGAACAACATGGACCATCTAATCTTTTAAATGTGGTGTCAGATATAAGGCATGATTAGTGAAAATCTAAAGAGATGAGGAAACATATATACAACAGGTAGGCGTGCACAATGGTTGCTAGCTGAGTAACCGGTGACCCAAATCGCCAACCCAGCCTTTTTCCACACTGCGGTAAATGGTCATAAAAGAGAATGCTCTATCGTCTGTGCTGAGGATGGAGTGCAACTTTGCTTCCAAACAGGAAATTCAGGATCGTATTTACACACTCTACAACTTAATTTGGTTCTGAATGGAAGCCAGGTTCGACACCAGCAAAAGGTATCAGAGACCCAGGGACATGTTTGGTGATTTTAATTGCTTCATTTAAAGAGATTAAACTACAAGGTGATGCCCTTAGTTCCTCAGATCAGACTCCAGAGACACTTTGAGTATCACTATCTACAACAATATACTCTCATTTGCATATCAGAGGTAGGTCTGAAGGTCCTTAGTAAGCAGTTCACTGACAAGTTCGCTCCATTAATTAAGAATGTGATTGTAAAACAGTCAGACAGGCTTCCTAAACAGATAGATATATTTCAGAAGGGTTGGCAGCGCAACAAACTTGCCTGAACTGCATCAATAACATGGAGCTGGGCATACGTCAGATCAACTGAAATCCCGCTGAATGTGAATCGCATCAATGGAACCTTTGCATTTTCTACAGTCTGCAGTCCTGACACTTCCGGCCTGCGCTGAAGAATTTGTCGCAGAACAACAAAAAAGTGGTGCTGCAATCATAACAACATATGTTAGCATCCTGAAGTAAAGGTGGGGAGAAATCTGAAACGTAGATGGCACTACTTACCGGCAAATTTGCAATACATGGACCGACACAGAGCGCATCGATGTCAGACTCAGGTCCATGAGCCTAGAAAAACAGAACAAAAACTAGGTCAACAATGTCGCAAGGCATAACGCTAACAATGTCGCCTACAATTAACGCTGCAGAGAGCGATCTGCACAAAGGAGCAGGCGCTACAAACAGAAGACCATTTCTGCTTTTCCAGTACTGTCTCGCTAATAGCTATGCAATCTCCCTTCCTTGAAACATATGCTGGCTTAATTGGCAGAAGTTGTGAAGCATTGAACCTATGCAATACTACAAACATGAAATTGCATAGAATTTCGGCCTGGTGAAGTTGAAATACGGGATAATCCAACCAATGCGGCAGGGTAGTTACACAAACATAACTGCACACAAAGATTCTACCAAATCATTTCCCCCAATGTCTGGCTTACCCCTAGCGTGTAAGAACCGTAGGTGAGGACCGTAGCCGTGACCCGCCTCGGGGGCACCCTCTGCTCGAAGCCCACCGCCTTGGCCCACTCCATGACTATCTGCGAGAGCAAGCAGCAAAAACACGACGAATCAGACAGAACCTCAAGTAAACACGCGTACGCCGCAATGACCATTTTTTTCTAATTAGCCCCCGATTATTACGCACCTCTTTGAGCTTGCGGATGACCTGCTCCCTGGTCATGTCCTCCTCCGGGGTCGGGACGGCCCCCTCGTCCTCCAAGAACTACACCCAACCCAACAAGCGCACACGAAATTATTGAGTCAAAACCGATCGGAATTGCCGAAAGAAGTCAGGGGAATTGGGGGGTATGGTATGGTACGGGGAGCGCGCGAACCTGGCGGAGGGAGCTGCTCCGGCGGGAATCCATTTCGAAGAGGAGGGTGGACGGGACCTGGAAGGCGAGCGAGAAGGGAGGGAGCAGGTGGTACCCCgcggggagaggcggcggcggcggcggaggcggggcgTGGAAGACGGGTAGGGTTTGCGGCGCCTCGGGGGCcggcgccggggcggcggcgtAGGCCCAGACTGGGAGGTCCGGCGCCATTGCCGGCGGCAGAGGGTGGTACGCGGCTGCCGTGGTCGCGGACATctgggcgggggcgggggcggcgacgatcgccggcggcggtggggccgagaggaggagggagaaggggAAGGGAAATTTTCCTCTTTTGTGTTGTGAGTTTGGTTGGGGTTTTGGGGGGCGACGCCGGAGAAGGGAAAGGCGGCGGCGGTTTTATGCCGCGTGGGGTGGACAGCGGTGCTTCCAGAAAGTTCGGTTTCGCCCTGTCCAAACGAGGAAAGGAATTGGGGTACGAAAAGTCGTCGACACTGACACGCAGGCCTCGTGCACCCGGATGTGATAGAAAAttttaattgagatagaaatatggcATAGCCTccattagagcatgtctaacaggccccttataacccgcccaccccgtaaaattccggcgagataCAGGGCAGGcgtggtttgggccgtctagcaggccccgtattcgggccgccccgtttcggcgaaATACGGGGCTcaggaaatcggcccctccgccccctacttatactgggcgcaggtgcgagtgaggggttaacccctcactcgcaaccctagctccgtcgtgcgccgccgcctcctcctccccgctccggcgagcaattcgtcccaaccccgcgccgcattccacccaatCTCAagcatggactcccgccgccgtagtaccgcctcgccggcgagcggatcgaagcgatcccgctcgccagaCAACATGGAGGATGCCTGGCGGCTTTTTTGCAAAagatccgccgccggcagccgccggcagccgccgcgcggcctgcaagtacgacggCGGGGAGTTCGTCCCGGCGAAGCTCCGCGACTTCACGCGGG includes these proteins:
- the LOC124674573 gene encoding nuclear poly(A) polymerase 3-like, whose amino-acid sequence is MAPDLPVWAYAAAPAPAPEAPQTLPVFHAPPPPPPPPLPAGYHLLPPFSLAFQVPSTLLFEMDSRRSSSLRQFLEDEGAVPTPEEDMTREQVIRKLKEIVMEWAKAVGFEQRVPPRRVTATVLTYGSYTLGAHGPESDIDALCVGPCIANLPHHFFVVLRQILQRRPEVSGLQTVENAKVPLMRFTFSGISVDLTYAQLHVIDAVQAINSSSPQFLRRLDARSLRSLSGVRVNEQIVQLVPNAETFQVLLRCIKLWARRRGLHCHLLGFFAGIHLAILAAYVCQKYPNASVNGLFTMFFEIFANWPWQIPVDLHGQPFKCRRPDGCLMPIVMPCTPPELCVSNMTAGTFRKIREELMRGYTLTKDLWRHDFEWTCLFEPFPYVPTYKYFLRIALCASTSEELQDWAGWVKSRFRYLILKLESNGIECDPDSSQEIDHTVIKPNIVYHWGLISHTFTRLDISSLKEDFMKNVINDVYGNVKCTHSELTMSLVEQSELPKSMYGDSLYSWNLPMHMVGYQVATDCWTAVG